The following are from one region of the Methanoculleus caldifontis genome:
- a CDS encoding carboxypeptidase-like regulatory domain-containing protein, which translates to MNARASHIILAAATVLVLLLLAGEAASPLLYTAENTATPAHADPATVQKKSPGNADALVPLMDDLLGQTGTLALTIKLKDYESAERDLARYSELSRQFDRLVVTLDVSGTDIGEFQQNNRQNQEALTTLLNDTRRFEDLKRLEIEVQGDDGQRMAIAYEGEALRQKMQKGFASYAGREAETTRIAERYEVNATPYRQSVEHFAEVADAADDWRKSSGGTGSGSGTGSGSGTLRSPLGIAVTPAEGRYGDTLIITGRYTGGTPGTPIEVYVDSRSTAAVALGDGGTYGYPYRIGRALAGPHLAYAVAGAIYSEVATFTVLASDTAITLAAAEANATAVACTGNLTTAEGLPVAGAPVLLRVGDGTLAPAQTDQNGTYRTEIVLPAGEHTIRAEFHAAGYPLNASESPIETVAVRGEGLSVLPFVAALAAAAGTGWYLRRRRPEEHPAAEQEEAPQQEVVEAPVRISIAGLSLREAATVLFRALRARLGLADTRTPRDCARIAPDHAGFFERYEKIRYAGEVPTDEEIRAMEEEAVGGDDRAA; encoded by the coding sequence ATGAACGCCCGGGCCTCCCACATCATCCTCGCGGCGGCAACCGTCCTCGTCCTCCTCCTCCTGGCAGGAGAAGCGGCCTCCCCCCTCCTCTACACGGCGGAGAACACCGCGACCCCCGCCCACGCCGACCCCGCCACCGTCCAGAAGAAGTCGCCGGGGAACGCCGACGCCCTCGTCCCCCTGATGGACGACCTCCTCGGCCAGACCGGGACCCTCGCCCTCACGATCAAACTCAAGGACTACGAGAGCGCCGAGCGCGACCTCGCCCGCTACAGCGAACTCTCCCGCCAGTTCGACCGGCTGGTCGTCACCCTCGACGTCTCCGGGACCGACATCGGCGAGTTCCAGCAGAACAACCGGCAGAACCAGGAGGCCCTCACGACGCTCTTGAACGACACTCGGCGATTCGAAGACTTAAAAAGGCTCGAGATCGAGGTCCAGGGCGACGATGGCCAGCGAATGGCCATCGCCTACGAGGGGGAGGCCCTCCGGCAGAAGATGCAGAAGGGGTTCGCCTCCTACGCCGGGCGCGAGGCCGAGACAACCCGGATCGCGGAACGTTACGAGGTCAACGCCACCCCCTACCGCCAGAGCGTCGAGCACTTCGCGGAAGTCGCCGACGCTGCGGACGACTGGCGGAAGAGCAGCGGCGGCACAGGGTCGGGCAGTGGTACAGGGTCGGGCAGCGGCACCCTCAGATCACCTCTCGGCATCGCGGTCACCCCGGCCGAAGGACGCTACGGCGACACCCTCATCATCACCGGTCGCTACACAGGCGGCACCCCGGGAACTCCCATCGAGGTCTACGTCGACAGCAGGAGCACCGCGGCCGTCGCCCTCGGCGATGGCGGGACCTACGGCTACCCCTACCGGATCGGCCGGGCTCTCGCCGGGCCGCACCTCGCCTACGCCGTCGCAGGGGCGATCTACTCCGAGGTCGCGACGTTCACGGTTCTTGCGAGCGATACCGCGATCACCCTCGCTGCCGCGGAGGCGAACGCGACGGCCGTCGCCTGCACCGGGAACCTCACGACCGCCGAAGGCCTCCCGGTCGCGGGCGCCCCGGTTCTCCTCCGGGTCGGCGACGGCACCCTCGCCCCCGCACAGACCGACCAGAACGGCACCTACAGAACGGAGATCGTCCTCCCCGCCGGGGAGCATACCATCCGCGCGGAGTTCCACGCCGCGGGCTATCCCCTCAACGCCTCCGAAAGTCCGATAGAAACGGTCGCCGTCCGGGGCGAGGGGCTCTCGGTCCTCCCGTTCGTCGCGGCGCTCGCGGCCGCGGCCGGCACCGGGTGGTACCTCCGGCGGAGACGGCCGGAGGAGCACCCCGCGGCCGAGCAGGAAGAGGCCCCGCAGCAGGAGGTCGTCGAGGCCCCCGTCCGGATATCCATCGCGGGGCTCTCCCTCCGCGAGGCCGCGACCGTCCTCTTCCGGGCACTCAGGGCCCGGCTCGGCCTCGCCGACACCAGGACCCCGCGGGACTGCGCCCGCATCGCCCCCGACCACGCCGGGTTCTTCGAGCGCTACGAGAAGATCCGCTACGCCGGAGAAGTCCCGACGGACGAGGAGATCCGGGCGATGGAAGAGGAAGCCGTGGGAGGTGACGACCGTGCAGCGTGA
- a CDS encoding nucleotidyltransferase domain-containing protein, whose translation MLPVKRPIVHKFAVKARAACDDAIEEILLFDSVARGDDRPDSDIDILVITSREDQRPREYLTGLAFDPLMLSGERLSVKVISRADLAAHRQYPFISHVLQDGVAV comes from the coding sequence ATGCTCCCGGTCAAGCGGCCGATCGTCCATAAGTTCGCGGTAAAGGCGCGTGCGGCGTGCGACGACGCAATAGAGGAGATCCTGCTCTTCGATTCCGTGGCACGGGGAGACGATCGGCCGGACTCCGATATCGATATACTCGTGATCACGTCCCGGGAGGATCAACGCCCTCGCGAATACCTCACCGGACTTGCTTTTGACCCGCTGATGCTCTCCGGTGAGCGGCTCTCGGTCAAGGTCATCTCCCGGGCCGATCTTGCAGCACACCGGCAGTATCCTTTCATCAGTCATGTTTTGCAGGACGGCGTGGCGGTTTAG
- a CDS encoding type II toxin-antitoxin system HicB family antitoxin: MIVEFKTYFCDGWWGAHATEHSIYTQGKTVGDLIDNILEATELHFEEEIEKGELITIITMPESSAETTPDMPVIKFEYKVDIVAKTAGC; the protein is encoded by the coding sequence ATGATCGTCGAGTTCAAAACGTATTTTTGCGACGGATGGTGGGGCGCACACGCAACCGAACACTCCATCTATACCCAGGGAAAAACCGTCGGTGATCTCATCGATAATATCTTAGAAGCAACTGAACTTCATTTTGAAGAGGAGATCGAGAAAGGCGAACTGATTACCATCATCACCATGCCCGAATCTTCAGCAGAAACAACCCCCGATATGCCGGTTATCAAGTTCGAGTACAAGGTTGATATTGTTGCCAAAACAGCCGGTTGTTAG
- a CDS encoding type II toxin-antitoxin system HicA family toxin: MLESIGYSFLRQTWSHVRMGKQCETGTKPVTVPLHNEINAKTPNTLLNDISSQTNIP; encoded by the coding sequence ATGCTCGAATCGATCGGGTATTCTTTTCTTCGGCAAACCTGGAGCCATGTTCGGATGGGAAAGCAATGCGAGACCGGTACCAAGCCTGTCACCGTCCCCCTGCACAACGAAATTAACGCGAAAACCCCGAATACACTTCTTAACGACATCTCCAGCCAGACAAATATTCCCTAA
- a CDS encoding glycosyltransferase family 2 protein — protein sequence MTTRTRTPVTPARTSEMVIDDGDDGEETILLVDSVATRPKRERPGSIRTLVAMPAYNEETSIAKTVVGARQHADAVLVVDDGSKDDTVPIAEALGAMVIRHTTNKGYGGALQTIFSTARDLGAEELVIIDSDGQHSPGEIPRLLAELRRGNDVVIGSAGEACASCGTKVPDTTVPGRFGAYGRRAIEAIRIGGNGVSAGTEILAQVRGMRVAGVPAARPSTDGPRYRGKRIAVVIPAYNEEELIGEVLDGIPDYVAKVYVVNDGSADATGAIIEDYSRRDPRIVPIHHNPNRGVGAAITTGYKRAVTDGMEIAAVMAGDNQMDPAYLPSLLDPIVDGRAEYTKGNRLINEAYRTGMPPWRSFGNSLLTFLTKVASGYWQMMDPQNGYTAISTKALAELPLDSVYQGYGYCNNLLVWLNIHNMTVRDVAIPARYGREKSKIRYSTYIPRVSKLLLGNFLFRLKTKYIQMGFHPLAFFYAAGAVLTPIGMIGGLVTLWEKLVMGYPVLFVHGVLSFLVFMMGMQFLLFAMLFDMQANSAVGH from the coding sequence GTGACCACCCGGACCCGCACTCCTGTTACCCCTGCCCGCACGTCTGAGATGGTCATCGACGACGGCGACGACGGGGAGGAGACGATCCTCCTCGTCGACAGTGTGGCGACCCGGCCGAAGAGGGAGCGGCCCGGCAGCATCCGGACCCTCGTCGCCATGCCGGCCTACAACGAGGAGACCTCTATTGCAAAGACCGTCGTCGGCGCCCGGCAGCACGCGGATGCGGTGCTCGTCGTCGACGACGGCTCGAAGGACGACACCGTCCCGATCGCCGAGGCGCTCGGGGCTATGGTCATCCGGCATACGACCAACAAGGGCTACGGCGGGGCGCTCCAGACGATCTTTTCGACCGCCCGCGACCTCGGCGCCGAGGAGCTCGTCATCATCGACTCCGACGGCCAGCACAGCCCGGGGGAGATCCCCCGGCTGCTTGCCGAGCTCCGGCGGGGGAACGACGTCGTGATCGGTTCGGCCGGCGAGGCCTGCGCCTCGTGCGGGACGAAGGTCCCTGATACCACGGTTCCCGGGAGATTCGGGGCCTACGGGCGGCGGGCGATCGAGGCGATCCGGATCGGCGGCAACGGCGTCTCCGCCGGGACCGAGATCCTGGCACAGGTCCGCGGCATGAGAGTTGCCGGGGTGCCGGCCGCGAGGCCTTCGACCGACGGGCCCCGCTACCGCGGGAAGCGGATCGCGGTGGTGATCCCGGCCTACAACGAGGAGGAGCTGATCGGGGAGGTGCTCGACGGGATCCCGGACTACGTCGCGAAGGTCTACGTGGTGAACGACGGCTCCGCCGACGCGACCGGGGCGATCATCGAGGACTACAGCCGCCGCGATCCGCGGATCGTCCCGATCCACCACAACCCCAACCGGGGCGTCGGGGCGGCGATCACCACCGGCTACAAGCGGGCGGTCACCGACGGGATGGAGATCGCCGCGGTGATGGCCGGGGACAACCAGATGGACCCCGCCTACCTCCCCTCCCTCCTCGACCCGATCGTCGACGGCCGGGCCGAGTACACGAAGGGCAACCGCCTCATCAACGAGGCCTACCGGACGGGGATGCCGCCGTGGCGGAGTTTCGGCAACTCCCTCCTCACCTTCCTCACCAAGGTCGCCTCGGGCTACTGGCAGATGATGGACCCCCAGAACGGCTACACGGCGATCTCGACGAAAGCCCTCGCCGAGCTCCCCCTCGACAGCGTCTACCAGGGCTACGGCTACTGCAACAACCTCCTGGTCTGGCTGAACATCCACAACATGACCGTCCGGGACGTCGCGATCCCGGCCCGCTACGGCCGCGAGAAGTCGAAGATCCGCTACTCGACCTACATCCCGAGGGTCTCAAAGCTCCTCCTCGGCAACTTCCTCTTCCGCTTAAAGACGAAGTACATCCAGATGGGCTTTCACCCCCTCGCGTTCTTCTACGCCGCCGGGGCGGTGCTCACGCCGATCGGGATGATCGGGGGGCTCGTCACGCTCTGGGAGAAGCTTGTGATGGGGTATCCGGTGCTGTTCGTACACGGGGTGCTGTCGTTCCTGGTGTTCATGATGGGGATGCAGTTTCTGCTGTTTGCGATGCTGTTTGATATGCAGGCGAACTCAGCGGTGGGCCATTGA
- a CDS encoding polysaccharide deacetylase family protein: MVRDFTMAKYGELCRALLGAGYTPATVYQYLTDPPGGRTVVLRHDVDRKPENALKMAELEHAFGITSTYYFRHPVTFVPEVIREIHALGHEVGYHYEVLAKAKGDYEEAIGLFASELEELRGICDVRTICMHGSPLSRYDNRDLWHNYDFRQFSIVGEAYLSLQGTNLCYFTDTGRNWDGKHSRRDVFQSMEKCKGIHTTSDLINVLTENNKLQPYITIHPERWAISGGGWLSGYLKDNAINMGKKLIMAIQA, encoded by the coding sequence ATGGTGCGGGACTTCACGATGGCAAAGTACGGGGAACTCTGCCGCGCCCTCCTCGGTGCCGGCTACACCCCGGCCACGGTCTATCAGTATCTTACCGATCCTCCCGGCGGTCGGACGGTTGTCCTCCGCCACGATGTCGATCGCAAGCCGGAGAACGCCTTGAAGATGGCCGAGCTTGAGCACGCCTTCGGGATCACCTCAACCTACTATTTCCGGCACCCCGTGACCTTCGTCCCGGAGGTGATCAGGGAGATCCATGCCCTCGGCCACGAGGTCGGCTACCACTATGAGGTGCTTGCAAAGGCAAAGGGCGACTACGAGGAGGCGATCGGGCTCTTCGCCTCGGAACTTGAGGAACTCAGGGGGATCTGCGACGTCCGGACGATCTGCATGCACGGAAGTCCCCTCTCCCGCTACGACAACAGAGATCTATGGCACAACTACGATTTTCGACAGTTCAGTATCGTTGGTGAGGCATACCTCTCATTGCAGGGTACAAACCTTTGCTACTTTACAGATACAGGCAGGAACTGGGACGGGAAACACTCACGCCGCGATGTTTTTCAGTCAATGGAGAAGTGTAAGGGGATCCACACAACAAGCGACCTCATCAACGTTCTCACGGAAAACAATAAATTACAACCCTATATAACAATCCATCCGGAAAGGTGGGCAATAAGCGGTGGGGGCTGGCTTTCAGGCTACCTTAAGGACAACGCGATCAACATGGGAAAGAAGTTGATCATGGCGATCCAGGCGTGA
- a CDS encoding DUF354 domain-containing protein has translation MRLLIEMGHPAHVHQFKHFIQEMQKRGHSVRIITTDKEVTIPLLNSIGLDYDVIGVNQGGRVTRKLISLAKSFHTAYNISRAFRPDIYISRGSFISGAMSRLLFKPHIFFSDCDHVVLLRKILDPLVDVIISPSSFQLNLGRKHVKIEGYKELMYLHPKYFTPNPAVLKEVGLTEGERFAIIRLVSWHAHHDVGQHGIQDEMRLVKGLEPHCRVIISSERPLPAELEEYRMKVSPEKLHDLLYYATLYIGEGATTASECAMLGTHALYVNTLRAGTTDELGGTYGLVHTISDPREMRSEVLIKALKLLNDPDLHAKGKLKRQRLLSEKIDVTAFMIWFIESYPDSMTQIQSDADFSVRFKTEIKETPVEVL, from the coding sequence ATGAGACTACTGATAGAAATGGGGCATCCAGCCCACGTTCACCAGTTTAAGCACTTCATTCAGGAAATGCAAAAGAGAGGACATAGCGTCCGGATCATCACCACGGATAAAGAGGTCACAATTCCCCTCCTTAACAGCATCGGATTGGATTATGATGTTATCGGGGTAAACCAGGGAGGACGAGTAACACGCAAATTGATATCGCTGGCGAAATCATTCCATACCGCATACAATATATCCCGGGCATTCAGACCGGATATATATATAAGCAGGGGATCTTTCATTTCCGGGGCTATGAGCCGCTTATTGTTTAAACCACATATTTTTTTCTCCGACTGCGATCACGTCGTTCTCTTGCGGAAGATTCTCGATCCCTTGGTGGACGTAATCATATCACCCTCGAGCTTCCAACTGAACTTGGGAAGAAAGCACGTAAAAATTGAAGGATATAAGGAACTGATGTACCTGCATCCAAAATATTTTACGCCGAATCCTGCTGTTCTCAAAGAGGTTGGATTAACCGAGGGTGAAAGATTTGCAATCATCAGGTTAGTCTCGTGGCATGCGCACCACGATGTCGGGCAGCATGGAATACAGGACGAGATGCGTCTTGTGAAGGGACTTGAACCGCACTGCCGGGTCATAATCTCATCAGAGAGGCCGCTCCCAGCTGAGCTGGAGGAGTATCGCATGAAAGTGTCGCCCGAAAAGCTCCACGATCTTCTCTACTACGCTACGTTATATATTGGGGAGGGAGCAACAACGGCATCTGAGTGTGCCATGCTTGGAACACACGCACTGTATGTTAACACGCTCAGGGCAGGCACTACGGACGAACTGGGAGGTACGTATGGACTTGTTCATACTATCTCCGACCCCCGCGAAATGAGATCCGAAGTTCTGATCAAAGCACTGAAATTACTCAATGACCCCGATTTGCACGCGAAAGGAAAGTTGAAAAGACAGAGGTTATTAAGTGAAAAAATTGACGTAACTGCATTTATGATCTGGTTTATCGAAAGTTATCCCGATAGCATGACTCAAATACAATCTGACGCAGATTTTTCCGTTCGATTCAAAACGGAAATAAAAGAGACGCCGGTAGAGGTATTATAG
- a CDS encoding CapA family protein, whose amino-acid sequence MRLLFVGDLFLGGDAQRNEIGKIIHSKAFWSADTKIANLEHPISNHALCADKCTLFTDSSAMNNLKQMNISAVCVANNHIHDKLDQGILDTLAELDNAHLGHFGAGMDDSHARMPWDINDEICILGYCDFGHSYLNKVQVASHNKPGVNPLRLESILRDLGELRDGKKAILFFHWGREHVWLPPVEDIHLAKRLLEDDRVLMIIGSHSHRIQGYIRHNGKYAFMSLGNFLFPNFFMRPPAQITYPNTEEAGYLTTREYHPVFALTYKKWPAVCRASIMVDYDTERSTISIHPVYQEDASPTIIDLEGLRRRVVVFWVFFLSGVYKSPRPVYATIALLHHKASIYWRYAKIAFFYLRSLGMFETPRYIIGLLSYHRKRQNPGNSEK is encoded by the coding sequence ATGAGGTTGCTTTTTGTCGGGGATCTATTCCTCGGAGGCGATGCCCAAAGGAATGAGATCGGAAAGATAATTCATTCCAAAGCCTTCTGGTCTGCGGATACGAAAATTGCAAATTTAGAACACCCGATTAGTAATCATGCCCTCTGTGCAGATAAATGCACGTTATTTACCGACTCATCTGCGATGAATAATTTAAAACAGATGAACATTTCCGCGGTGTGCGTGGCAAACAATCATATCCACGATAAATTAGATCAAGGAATTCTCGATACTTTGGCAGAACTCGATAACGCACACCTAGGCCATTTTGGCGCGGGAATGGATGATTCTCACGCTCGAATGCCCTGGGATATTAATGATGAGATTTGCATACTGGGTTATTGCGATTTCGGGCATTCATACCTGAATAAAGTACAGGTTGCATCGCATAATAAGCCCGGTGTCAATCCTTTGCGATTAGAATCGATACTGCGAGATCTGGGGGAACTCAGGGACGGCAAAAAGGCCATACTCTTTTTCCACTGGGGCAGGGAGCATGTCTGGCTTCCACCGGTAGAAGATATTCATCTGGCCAAGAGACTGCTGGAAGACGACAGAGTGCTTATGATTATTGGTTCTCACTCCCACCGGATACAGGGCTACATTCGGCATAACGGTAAATATGCGTTCATGTCCCTAGGAAATTTCCTGTTCCCGAATTTCTTCATGCGCCCTCCAGCACAAATTACATACCCAAACACTGAAGAGGCCGGCTATTTGACAACGCGTGAATATCACCCTGTCTTTGCATTAACGTACAAGAAGTGGCCGGCGGTCTGTCGGGCCTCAATAATGGTGGATTACGATACAGAACGCAGTACAATCTCGATTCATCCCGTTTATCAGGAAGATGCGTCACCAACAATAATCGATCTGGAAGGCTTGCGCAGGCGTGTCGTTGTGTTCTGGGTGTTTTTCTTATCGGGCGTATATAAATCGCCTCGACCCGTTTATGCAACGATTGCCCTCCTGCATCATAAAGCATCTATATACTGGCGATACGCAAAGATAGCGTTTTTCTATCTTCGCTCATTAGGTATGTTCGAGACTCCAAGATATATTATAGGATTATTATCCTACCATCGGAAACGACAAAACCCCGGTAACTCAGAGAAGTAA
- a CDS encoding polysaccharide deacetylase family protein — MYPITESIQQNPEFWDIYTRKEEYSSQRLDQHGRFISRHSRHGDILDPIVSRYLIQEGLRVEYPDNRHFAVCLTHDVDEIYPPISHTLASSRHCLKAGDYAGVKKQLFWRLKGKKASPYLKFKDIMDLEETYDAKSSFYFLATDRDIRRFRYDVDDLETEVGFISDNGWEVGLHGGYYAAGDLNEIKIEKNRLERILGKRIVGYRNHYLRFVVPDSWEQLSLARFEYDTTLGYSDAIGFRNGMCHPFKPFNRNTDSELDLLELPLTVMDSTLFSTTKSQEDAWHHVKRCIDVVASYSGLLVLNWHSNSFNCPYKSFWPRMYEKVLHYCAGNKAWITDAETITEFWKKNVLY; from the coding sequence ATGTATCCTATAACCGAAAGCATTCAACAAAATCCAGAATTTTGGGACATTTATACGAGAAAGGAAGAGTACTCATCTCAGAGATTAGATCAACATGGAAGGTTCATATCTCGTCACAGTCGGCATGGGGATATTCTTGATCCTATAGTATCAAGGTATCTGATTCAGGAAGGTCTTAGGGTCGAATATCCGGATAATAGACATTTTGCAGTATGCCTCACGCACGATGTCGATGAAATATACCCTCCGATTAGTCATACATTGGCTTCTTCGAGACATTGCCTTAAGGCGGGCGACTACGCTGGAGTTAAAAAGCAATTATTCTGGCGATTGAAAGGTAAAAAGGCAAGCCCATATCTAAAATTTAAAGATATTATGGATCTAGAGGAGACGTATGATGCAAAGTCTTCGTTCTATTTCCTTGCAACAGACAGAGATATTCGGCGATTTCGATATGACGTCGATGACCTTGAGACAGAAGTTGGTTTCATCAGCGATAACGGGTGGGAGGTCGGCCTGCATGGAGGTTACTATGCTGCAGGGGATCTGAACGAAATCAAAATCGAAAAAAATCGGCTTGAACGTATCCTAGGAAAGAGAATTGTCGGCTATCGGAACCACTACCTACGTTTTGTAGTGCCGGATTCCTGGGAGCAGTTATCTCTGGCGCGTTTTGAATATGACACGACTCTGGGATACTCAGATGCAATCGGGTTCAGGAACGGTATGTGCCATCCCTTTAAGCCATTCAATAGAAACACAGATTCCGAGTTAGACCTGCTGGAGCTTCCTTTGACGGTGATGGATAGCACACTCTTCAGCACAACAAAGTCACAAGAGGACGCATGGCACCACGTAAAAAGGTGTATTGATGTTGTTGCTTCTTATAGTGGTCTCCTCGTATTGAACTGGCACTCAAACAGTTTCAACTGCCCATACAAGAGTTTCTGGCCGAGGATGTATGAGAAGGTTCTCCACTATTGCGCCGGAAATAAGGCATGGATAACAGATGCAGAGACAATTACGGAATTCTGGAAGAAAAATGTGCTTTATTAA
- a CDS encoding carboxylate--amine ligase: protein MEKTDCALILGSYVNGYSIVRELHEKKVENIVLFDSTRNIASYSNKITQHVSIEDTPENLLNALNKLHEEYEKIIVFPTSDLHLENLHKIHKAIEGYCFLPFNPENLIECSDKYHQYSWCEKLGVPYPKTIRIENIKDIDRILSIQFPVLLKPVRRDDLKIDVFRNLQLKDREEFDKNKRKIEDFIRKGIPFIASEIIPGDGSNIYAYVGYRNKQGVIVNEWTGKKLSQFPNDFGVFASASNQAPDTVYHQGRTLLNGMNLMGIAEPEFKYDYRDGKYKLMEINLRSMMWHRVGNLSGVYLQYSQYLDALGKIADKQSQIKDKDIHLFYFKHELFNVLFRRKYAGIFYKNLFRSDKTHFAVFCPDDLLPWIVDTKNAILRVIKREFKEYT from the coding sequence ATGGAAAAAACAGATTGTGCATTGATCCTAGGGAGTTATGTAAATGGATATTCAATAGTCCGGGAATTGCATGAAAAAAAAGTAGAAAATATTGTTCTTTTTGATAGCACGAGGAATATAGCATCCTATAGCAATAAGATCACACAGCACGTTTCGATCGAGGATACGCCAGAAAACCTCCTTAATGCGCTGAACAAACTCCACGAAGAATACGAGAAAATAATAGTTTTCCCGACAAGCGACCTGCATCTCGAAAATTTGCATAAAATCCATAAAGCCATAGAAGGTTATTGTTTCCTTCCGTTTAACCCGGAAAATCTGATCGAATGCTCGGATAAGTATCACCAATATTCATGGTGCGAAAAGCTAGGGGTTCCGTATCCTAAAACAATACGAATTGAGAACATCAAAGATATTGATAGGATTTTGTCAATTCAATTCCCTGTCCTCCTAAAACCCGTCAGGAGAGACGATCTTAAGATCGATGTCTTTAGAAACCTGCAGTTGAAAGACCGGGAAGAATTTGACAAAAATAAGCGAAAAATTGAAGATTTTATTCGGAAAGGAATACCGTTCATTGCATCGGAAATTATCCCGGGTGACGGATCGAATATCTATGCATACGTAGGATACCGCAATAAGCAGGGAGTTATCGTCAATGAATGGACCGGTAAAAAACTTTCCCAGTTCCCAAATGACTTTGGCGTTTTCGCAAGTGCTTCCAATCAGGCCCCGGATACTGTCTATCACCAGGGAAGAACATTACTGAATGGCATGAATCTCATGGGAATTGCCGAACCCGAATTCAAATATGACTATAGGGACGGCAAGTACAAACTCATGGAGATAAATCTACGCTCAATGATGTGGCATCGCGTGGGAAATCTTTCCGGGGTCTACCTACAGTATTCACAGTACCTGGATGCCCTTGGTAAAATCGCCGACAAACAGTCGCAAATTAAAGACAAAGACATTCACCTCTTTTACTTTAAGCACGAACTTTTCAACGTTTTATTCAGAAGGAAATATGCTGGCATATTTTATAAAAACTTATTTAGATCTGATAAAACTCATTTCGCAGTCTTTTGTCCGGACGATCTCCTTCCCTGGATTGTCGATACCAAAAATGCGATACTACGGGTGATAAAAAGAGAATTCAAGGAGTATACTTGA